The proteins below come from a single Miscanthus floridulus cultivar M001 chromosome 1, ASM1932011v1, whole genome shotgun sequence genomic window:
- the LOC136457754 gene encoding uncharacterized protein: protein MHKEAGNRTASGVRGCSHAAAEAVPTPAQPQQPAPLNAHPAPAPPPPMLNAQRVGQAPQPAAPGAHGAAATEVPPVHAASPSAVPGLQLQQRTTPKPRHPAAKKKPTVPCTFCGVLCVTAWNLKQHEQGRKHRNRVAYLAGEMNVRCKVCDVHLSSGLNVEQHNAGKQHRLRLKLNRGA, encoded by the coding sequence ATGCACAAAGAGGCTGGCAATCGGACCGCCTCCGGGGTTCGCGGGTGTTCACACGCCGCCGCTGAAGCAGTACCAACGCCGGCGCAGCCACAACAACCGGCGCCGCTGAACGCCCACCCCGCCCCAGCCCCACCCCCACCCATGCTGAACGCACAAAGGGTGGGGCAGGCTCCGCAGCCAGCGGCGCCAGGCGCACATGGCGCCGCCGCCACGGAAGTGCCGCCAGTGCACGCCGCCAGCCCCAGCGCCGTGCCCGGGCTCCAGCTCCAGCAAAGGACGACGCCCAAGCCACGTCACCCAGCGGCGAAGAAGAAGCCCACCGTGCCGTGCACCTTCTGCGGCGTGCTTTGCGTGACGGCGTGGAACCTGAAGCAGCACGAGCAGGGGCGGAAGCACCGGAACCGGGTGGCCTACCTCGCCGGGGAGATGAACGTGCGGTGCAAGGTGTGCGACGTGCACCTCTCCAGCGGGCTCAACGTCGAGCAGCACAACGCCGGGAAGCAGCACCGCCTGCGACTCAAACTCAACAGAGGAGCCTGA